One window of Lemur catta isolate mLemCat1 chromosome 3, mLemCat1.pri, whole genome shotgun sequence genomic DNA carries:
- the SLAMF8 gene encoding SLAM family member 8 isoform X1, which translates to MFWIWVVKGVCLPLWRRMAMWSLWALLLEVAGAQVLSKVGDSVLLVAERPPGFHVREAIWQSLWPSEELLAMFFQGSLETLYHSRFLGRARLHSNLSLELGPLEPGDSGNFSVLMVDTGGRAQTQTLQLKVYDTVPRPVVHVFIAVAGDALPLTTCQVFLSCWAPNISDVTYSWRQEGTMDLGMEAHSLFTDGQVLSVSLGPGEKDVAYSCIVSNPVSWDLATVTPWESCHREAAPGKASYKDVLLVVVPVSLLLTLAGLFSAWHWGRCSGKKKDLCADRVAPETENPLV; encoded by the exons ATGTTCTGGATTTGGGTTGTCAAGGGAGTCTGCCTGCCTCTTTGGAGAAGGATGGCCATGTGGTCCCTGTGGGCTCTGCTTCTGGAAG TTGCTGGTGCCCAAGTGCTGAGCAAAGTTGGGGACTCCGTGCTGCTGGTGGCAGAGCGCCCTCCTGGCTTCCACGTCCGCGAGGCCATCTGGCAATCTCTCTGGCCTTCGGAGGAGCTCCTGGCCATGTTTTTTCAGGGCTCCCTGGAGACTCTATACCACTCCCGCTTCCTGGGCCGAGCCCGGCtgcacagcaacctcagcctggAGCTCGGGCCCCTGGAACCTGGAGACAGTGGCAACTTCTCTGTGCTGATGGTGGACACGGGGGGTCGGGCCCAGACCCAGACTTTACAGCTCAAGGTATATG ACACAGTGCCCAGGCCCGTGGTACACGTGTTCATCGCTGTAGCAGGGGATGCTCTGCCCCTCACCACCTGCCAGGTCTTCTTGTCCTGCTGGGCCCCCAACATCAGTGATGTAACCTATAGCTGGAGACAGGAGGGGACAATGGACTTAGGTATGGAAGCACATAGCCTCTTCACAGATGGACAGGTGCTGAGCGTTTCACTGGGACCAGGAGAAAAGGATGTGGCTTATTCCTGTATTGTCTCCAACCCTGTCAGCTGGGACTTGGCCACAGTCACCCCCTGGGAGAGCTGCCATCGTGAGGCAG CACCAGGAAAGGCCTCCTACAAAGACGTGCTGCTGGTGGTGGTGCCGGTCTCGCTGCTCCTGACCCTGGCTGGTCTCTTCTCAGCCTGGCACTGGGGCCGCTGCTCAG